A portion of the Ascaphus truei isolate aAscTru1 chromosome 14, aAscTru1.hap1, whole genome shotgun sequence genome contains these proteins:
- the TFRC gene encoding transferrin receptor protein 1, whose translation MERARSAVTNFFGRVPLTYTRFSLTQQMDTDNSQVEMKLAADEEDCGDHTLGDHVKHRNGNNCKSLCFKILGISLVFLIGFLIGYLSYRGRVASTPAVNGQNGQCLPVVVNTSSLTKESPSEQEEERIPEPQEPSLLHWNDLRDRLSFKIGNVFFEETIRKFYEESHEAGSLNDESRGLYIHEEFSKMSLDKVWEDEHYVTLQDAGSSPNKVTVLKSGNAIETFTPTAYVAYSPAASVTGNLVFCNYGRKEDFKTLQEIKMDLDGSIILVRSGLISFSEKVANAELFKAIGVLIYPDLSDYTYPGVERTIESPFGHAHYGTGDPYTPGFPSFNHTQFPPSKSSGLPKIPVQTLSSNDGKKLLERLEGDACPSDWPLCRLGPQLKDANGIKLEVNNAMAEKKIHNVFGVIRGFDEPDRYVVVGAQRDAWGPGVAKSTVGTSILMELARLLSDLVRTDGYKPRRSIVFASWGAGEFGAVGATEWLEGYLTTLHLKAFSYVNLDSAVQGAGSFSVSASPLMYNVIEKTMKEVKDPAKTDYTIYAKLGTQASNWIQNIVVPLTMENAAYPFLAYSGIPSVSFCFQKDNKPYAYLGTKMDTLQNLKQLLNADFDRVCRTAVEFAAQIILRLTHDSTLPLDYSRYSKELLDSVMALNKYARDIKGMGLSLSWVNSARGDFYRAASSLEGELSQSDLDNRPVRRAFNDRVMKVEHSMLSPYVSPKETPFRHVLYGSGGHTFTALLDHLELLKINETLFDKDLFRNQLALLTWTFQGAANAMAGEIWEIDNEF comes from the exons ATGGAACGAGCACGATCAGCAGTCACGAATTTT TTCGGCAGGGTTCCTCTGACCTACACCCGCTTCAGTCTGACGCAGCAGATGGATACTGATAACAGCCAGGTGGAAATGAAGCTAGCTGCCGACGAAGAGGATTGTGGGGACCACACGCTGGGGGATCACGTGAAGCACAGAAACGGGAACAATTGCAAAAGTCTCTGCTTTAAAATCCTTGGTATATCTCTGGTGTTCTTGATCG GATTTCTTATTGGCTACTTAAGTTACCGAGGACGAGTTGCATCTACGCCGGCCGTTAATGGACAAAATGGGCAGTGCCTTCCTGTGGTGGTCAACACTTCCAGCCTGACTAAGGAAAGTCCCTCCGAGCAAGAGGAGGAAAGGATCCCTGAGCCACAGGAGCCAAGCCTGCTGCACTGGAATGATCTGCGGGACCGGTTGTCCTTTAAAATCGGCAATGTCTTTTTCGAGGAAACGATCAG GAAGTTCTATGAGGAGTCTCATGAAGCTGGATCTCTTAATGATGAAAGTCGTGGCTTGTATATCCATGAAGAGTTTAGCAAGATGTCTCTGGATAAAGTGTGGGAGGATGAGCATTATGTCACGTTACAGGACGCTGGGAG CTCGCCGAATAAAGTTACAGTTCTTAAATCTGGTAATGCGATCGAGACCTTCACTCCAACTGCGTATGTGGCCTACAGTCCGGCGGCTTCCGTTACT GGAAATCTGGTGTTTTGCAATTATGGTCGCAAAGAAGACTTTAAAACCCTGCAAGAAATTAAAATGGATCTCGATGGAAGTATAATCCTTGTACGTTCTGGATTAATCAGCTTTTCTGAAAAG GTTGCAAATGCAGAACTCTTCAAAGCAATCGGTGTACTGATCTACCCTGACCTGTCTGACTACACATACCCTGGGGTGGAGAGGACTATAGAGTCACCTTTTGGACAC GCTCACTATGGGACTGGTGATCCATACACACCCGGCTTCCCATCTTTTAACCACACACAGTTCCCTCCATCCAAGTCCTCAGGGCTCCCAAAAATTCCAGTTCAAACCCTCTCAAGCAACGACGGCAAGAAACTGCTAGA GAGACTGGAGGGAGATGCGTGCCCCAGCGACTGGCCGCTGTGCAGGCTTGGCCCACAGCTTAAAGATGCAAACGGCATTAAACTGGAAGTGAACAATGCTATGGCCGAGAAGAAGATTCACAATGTCTTCGGGGTTATCCGAGGCTTCGATGAGCCAG ATCGCTATGTAGTGGTGGGTGCCCAGCGGGACGCATGGGGTCCGGGGGTCGCCAAGTCAACTGTTGGCACTTCCATCCTCATGGAACTGGCTCGCCTGCTATCTGACCTGGTGAGAACAG ATGGCTATAAGCCCAGGCGAAGCATTGTGTTTGCAAGTTGGGGTGCTGGCGAGTTTGGAGCTGTTGGCGCCACAGAATGGCTGGAG GGGTACCTGACCACTTTGCATCTCAAGGCATTTTCATATGTCAATCTTGATTCTGCTGTCCAAG GTGCAGGTTCCTTCAGCGTTTCGGCCAGTCCTCTGATGTATAATGTGATTGAGAAAACCATGAAAGAG GTCAAAGATCCCGCAAAGACTGATTACACTATTTATGCGAAACTTGGTACACAGGCTTCCAACTGGATACAGAACAT TGTGGTCCCACTTACAATGGAGAACGCGGCTTACCCCTTCCTCGCCTACTCTGGTATCCcatctgtttctttttgtttccagaaG GATAATAAGCCCTATGCTTATCTCGGCACTAAAATGGATACCCTGCAGAACCTCAAGCAGTTGTTGAACGCCGACTTTGACCGTGTGTGCCGGACTGCGGTGGAGTTTGCTGCGCAGATAATTCTGCGCCTGACTCATGATAGCACACTGCCGCTGGATTACAGCAGGTACAGCAAGGAGCTGCTCGATTCCGTGATGGCGCTTAACAAGTACGCAAGGGATATAAAG GGTATGGGCCTTAGCCTGAGCTGGGTAAACTCTGCCCGGGGCGACTTCTACAGGGCAGCAAGTTCTCTGGAGGGAGAACTCTCGCAATCTGACCTTGACAACAGGCCTGTCCGTCGCGCTTTTAACGACCGTGTGATGAAG gttgaacACTCTATGCTCTCCCCGTACGTGTCTCCCAAGGAAACGCCGTTCCGTCATGTTCTGTACGGCTCTGGCGGTCACACCTTCACAGCGTTGCTGGACCACCTCGAGCTACTGAAGATCAACGAGACTCTCTTCGACAAAGATCTCTTTAGAAACCAGCTGGCTCTCCTCACCTGGACTTTCCAGGGCGCTGCCAATGCAATGGCCGGGGAGATTTGGGAGATAGACAATGAGTTCTAA